Proteins encoded together in one Thermovenabulum gondwanense window:
- the mraZ gene encoding division/cell wall cluster transcriptional repressor MraZ: protein MFIGQYLHSLDSKGRVIMPSKFREGLGENFILTKGLDRCLFAYPMNEWKVIEEKLKALPLAKKEARAFLRLFFSGAVEAEVDKQGRILIPPILREYAGIEKDVVIIGVSNRVEIWSKEEWDVYSKGQEESYEEIAENLVELGI, encoded by the coding sequence ATGTTTATCGGACAATATTTACATTCCCTTGATTCTAAGGGCAGGGTAATAATGCCTTCAAAATTTAGAGAAGGTTTGGGAGAAAATTTTATTTTGACAAAGGGTTTAGACAGATGTCTTTTTGCCTATCCTATGAATGAGTGGAAGGTAATTGAAGAAAAACTTAAGGCACTTCCTCTGGCGAAAAAGGAAGCAAGGGCTTTTTTACGCTTATTCTTTTCCGGAGCAGTAGAGGCTGAAGTGGATAAACAGGGAAGAATATTAATTCCTCCCATTTTAAGAGAATATGCGGGAATTGAAAAGGATGTGGTAATAATAGGTGTCTCTAATAGAGTAGAAATATGGAGCAAAGAAGAATGGGATGTTTACAGCAAAGGTCAGGAAGAGTCTTATGAGGAAATAGCCGAAAACTTGGTGGAACTTGGAATATAA
- the ftsL gene encoding cell division protein FtsL: MILAKKDSPYFISEYYPAEESKKIASKNRKKLKKGRLILTVIALTLASLFLLFRAAAITEATYKIEKMKTELSQIKNDNEKLKIKIADLKSMSRIEQIAKNELKMQEPSSSQVIYIGGSK, translated from the coding sequence GTGATATTAGCAAAAAAAGATTCTCCTTATTTTATTTCTGAATATTATCCAGCTGAAGAATCTAAAAAAATTGCTTCTAAGAACCGAAAAAAGTTAAAAAAAGGACGGTTAATATTGACCGTCATTGCATTAACCTTAGCATCACTTTTTCTTCTTTTTAGAGCTGCAGCCATTACCGAAGCCACCTATAAGATTGAAAAAATGAAAACCGAGCTATCTCAAATAAAAAATGATAATGAAAAGTTGAAGATAAAAATAGCCGATTTAAAATCCATGTCACGCATTGAACAAATAGCGAAAAATGAGCTTAAAATGCAGGAACCATCTTCGAGTCAGGTAATATATATTGGAGGCTCGAAATAG
- the rsmH gene encoding 16S rRNA (cytosine(1402)-N(4))-methyltransferase RsmH, which yields MQYYHKPIMIKEVLNYLNVKEEGIYVDATLGGAGHFQEILKKAGEKGLVIGIDRDIESIENAKEKFKDNKNAIFVHDNFKNLKGILKDLNISSIDGILYDLGVSSYQLDKEERGFSYQKDAPLDMRMDTRQKLTARDVVNTYDKEELKRIIYEYGEERFAGRIANFIVERRKNKPIETTLELVEVIKDAIPAKARRKGPHPAKRTFQALRIFVNEELVGLEQAFKDAISLLKDGGRIVVISFHSLEDRIVKRLFNEFKKEGGLTYKLRILTSKPVVPEEEEIIGNPRARSAKLRAAEKFDVLK from the coding sequence ATGCAATATTACCATAAACCAATAATGATAAAAGAGGTTCTGAATTATTTAAATGTAAAAGAAGAAGGAATATACGTGGATGCAACTCTGGGCGGAGCGGGGCATTTTCAAGAAATTTTGAAAAAGGCGGGAGAAAAAGGTCTTGTTATAGGAATAGACAGGGACATAGAATCAATTGAAAACGCGAAAGAAAAATTTAAAGATAATAAAAACGCAATATTTGTCCATGATAATTTTAAAAATTTAAAAGGTATATTAAAGGATCTTAACATATCTTCAATTGACGGAATCTTATACGACCTTGGTGTATCTTCCTATCAATTGGATAAAGAAGAGAGAGGTTTTTCTTATCAAAAAGATGCGCCTCTTGACATGAGAATGGATACAAGGCAAAAGCTGACAGCAAGGGATGTGGTCAACACTTATGATAAGGAAGAACTAAAAAGGATTATTTATGAATACGGAGAGGAAAGATTCGCAGGACGTATAGCAAATTTCATCGTAGAAAGGCGAAAAAATAAACCCATAGAAACTACCCTTGAACTTGTTGAGGTCATTAAAGATGCGATTCCTGCTAAAGCAAGAAGAAAAGGGCCACATCCTGCAAAGAGGACTTTTCAAGCCTTGAGGATATTTGTAAATGAAGAACTGGTAGGTTTAGAGCAAGCTTTTAAAGACGCTATCTCACTATTAAAGGATGGAGGAAGAATAGTAGTTATTTCTTTCCATTCCTTGGAGGATAGGATTGTAAAAAGGCTTTTTAACGAATTTAAAAAGGAAGGCGGTTTGACGTATAAATTGCGGATTCTTACTTCAAAGCCGGTAGTACCGGAGGAAGAAGAAATTATTGGAAATCCAAGGGCACGTAGTGCTAAGTTAAGGGCTGCAGAGAAGTTTGATGTTCTAAAATAA
- a CDS encoding stage V sporulation protein D: MAKNLLKIKRRLAFLLLFCLLLSCVMIIRVFWIQFVRGDELRTRAEEQWTKDTPVEPVRGTIFDRNMNPLAISAKVNSVMASPPDIKDVESIAEALSEILNINKESLINTINDAKAKKKGAIYIKRKITDEEAQKIRQLNLKGIYFTEESKRFYPERNLASHILGFTGIDSQGLDGVELIYDKFLKGIPGRIIKETDALSRELPFGDERYIPPKEGLNLVLTIDKVIQYIAERELEKAIAENKAKRGTIIVMDPKTGEILALANKPDYDPNDYRNYPQEARRNFAVSDTYEPGSTFKIVTASAGLEEGVVRPNDRFYDPGYIIVSGVKIRCWRAGGHGSQSFIQVVQNSCNPGFIEVGMRLGKERFLKYIKAFGFGETTGIDLPGEAKGILDPNKIGPVELATISFGQGISTTPIQLLTAVSAVANDGRLMEPHVAKALMDKDNNRVMEFKPRVVRQVISKETAKEMQRILESVVTNGTGGRAKIEGIKVAGKTGTAEKYADGKYIASFVGFAPADDAKLAAIVIIDEPSTGIYYGGQIAAPVFQKVMSDSLKYLGVKPEIASEEDNRIEVPDVRNIYVEDAKKILKEKGLDVITEGNGLIVGEQTPLPGIKINKGSKVVLKLTDSKTDKNPIVVPDLTGKNIKEVTNVANVLGLKVEVIGTGYAKKQIPEPGEEVEQGTVLKVFFEP; encoded by the coding sequence ATGGCTAAAAATCTTTTAAAAATTAAAAGGAGATTAGCATTTCTCCTTTTATTTTGTTTGTTGTTAAGTTGTGTTATGATAATAAGGGTTTTTTGGATTCAATTCGTAAGGGGAGATGAATTGAGGACAAGGGCAGAGGAACAATGGACCAAGGATACGCCTGTGGAACCGGTGAGAGGGACAATTTTTGACAGGAACATGAATCCCCTTGCAATTTCGGCGAAGGTAAATTCCGTTATGGCAAGTCCACCGGATATAAAGGATGTGGAATCTATAGCAGAAGCGCTATCGGAAATCCTAAATATAAACAAAGAGAGTTTAATTAACACTATAAATGATGCTAAAGCGAAAAAGAAAGGTGCTATATATATAAAAAGAAAAATAACCGATGAAGAAGCTCAAAAAATCAGGCAATTAAATTTGAAAGGCATATACTTTACAGAGGAGAGCAAAAGGTTTTATCCCGAGAGGAACTTAGCTTCTCATATTCTTGGTTTTACCGGTATTGATAGTCAGGGATTGGATGGAGTTGAACTTATTTACGATAAATTTTTAAAAGGCATTCCGGGAAGAATTATTAAAGAAACGGATGCACTGAGCCGTGAACTGCCCTTTGGAGATGAAAGGTATATACCACCCAAAGAAGGTTTAAATCTGGTACTCACAATAGATAAAGTTATTCAATACATCGCTGAAAGGGAACTGGAAAAGGCAATTGCTGAAAATAAGGCAAAACGAGGCACAATAATCGTAATGGATCCAAAAACGGGAGAAATTTTAGCACTGGCGAATAAACCTGATTACGATCCCAATGATTACAGGAATTATCCTCAGGAAGCGAGGAGGAATTTTGCGGTTTCAGATACTTATGAACCGGGATCTACTTTTAAGATTGTTACTGCCTCGGCAGGACTCGAAGAGGGTGTAGTAAGACCTAATGATCGCTTTTATGACCCGGGATACATCATCGTTTCCGGGGTTAAAATCAGATGCTGGCGGGCAGGAGGACATGGCAGCCAGAGTTTCATTCAGGTAGTTCAAAATTCCTGCAATCCTGGCTTTATAGAAGTGGGAATGAGGTTGGGGAAGGAAAGGTTTTTAAAATACATAAAAGCTTTTGGCTTTGGGGAAACCACCGGAATAGATTTACCGGGTGAGGCAAAGGGAATCTTAGACCCAAATAAAATTGGGCCCGTAGAGCTTGCCACCATTTCTTTTGGTCAGGGTATATCCACCACTCCAATTCAGCTTCTAACTGCTGTTAGCGCGGTTGCAAACGACGGACGCTTAATGGAACCTCACGTAGCAAAAGCTTTAATGGATAAAGATAATAATAGAGTAATGGAATTTAAACCCAGGGTGGTAAGGCAGGTAATATCAAAGGAAACGGCTAAGGAAATGCAAAGGATTTTAGAAAGTGTGGTAACAAACGGTACGGGCGGAAGAGCCAAAATAGAAGGTATAAAAGTAGCTGGCAAAACGGGCACTGCCGAAAAATATGCCGATGGCAAATATATAGCATCCTTTGTAGGATTTGCTCCTGCGGATGATGCTAAACTTGCAGCTATTGTAATAATTGATGAACCTTCAACGGGAATTTATTATGGAGGACAGATCGCGGCACCTGTTTTCCAGAAAGTAATGTCTGATTCTTTGAAGTATTTAGGGGTAAAACCTGAAATCGCTTCCGAAGAAGATAACCGCATTGAAGTGCCCGATGTAAGGAATATTTACGTAGAAGATGCGAAAAAAATTCTGAAGGAGAAAGGCCTGGATGTAATCACCGAGGGGAATGGTTTAATAGTGGGTGAGCAAACTCCATTACCCGGTATAAAAATAAACAAGGGTTCTAAGGTTGTTTTGAAGCTGACGGATTCAAAAACAGATAAAAATCCCATAGTGGTTCCGGATCTTACCGGGAAAAATATTAAAGAAGTTACAAATGTGGCAAACGTTTTAGGACTTAAGGTTGAAGTTATCGGTACCGGGTATGCAAAAAAACAAATACCGGAACCGGGAGAGGAAGTAGAACAGGGTACGGTATTAAAGGTATTTTTTGAACCTTAA
- the yfmH gene encoding EF-P 5-aminopentanol modification-associated protein YfmH, whose protein sequence is MKLLDGMVKKVLGNGLKVFILPMKNYNKTIAVYSTKYGSLDSEFILPGSEEKIKVPEGIAHFLEHKMFDMEYGNAFDKFSELGAESNAFTSYNNTTYYFSTTSNFYESLKVLLDFVETPYFTEESVEKEKGIITQELKMYEDDPDWQVYLNLLKSLYHAFPVRIDIGGTVESIQRINTELLYKCYNTFYHPSNMVLFIIGPVDAKEVLEFVEKHEEKRNLKSQKEIKRIYPDEPKTVFQKEIKIRHSVAQPLLLLGFKDVDTGYDGEKLLKKDIIIGILLEIMFGKSSETYERLYEAGLIDDRFGFSFEAYKDYGFCTIGGNTRDPEKLANEIIKNINSFKTKGISREDFEIIKRKFKGDFIQSLNSLDFIAHSFISYYHRGIDMFDFPLALEELSFDEVVNYIESFFDEDRMSISMVLPKG, encoded by the coding sequence ATGAAGCTTTTAGACGGCATGGTAAAAAAGGTTCTGGGAAATGGGCTAAAAGTTTTTATACTCCCCATGAAAAATTACAATAAGACCATTGCGGTGTATTCTACAAAATATGGTTCATTAGATAGTGAATTTATACTTCCGGGCTCTGAGGAAAAAATAAAAGTACCCGAGGGAATTGCTCATTTTTTGGAGCATAAAATGTTTGATATGGAATACGGAAATGCATTCGATAAATTTTCAGAATTAGGTGCGGAAAGCAATGCTTTTACCAGTTATAACAATACAACTTATTATTTTTCTACAACATCAAACTTTTACGAATCTTTAAAAGTCCTGCTGGATTTCGTAGAAACACCCTATTTTACTGAGGAGAGCGTAGAAAAGGAGAAGGGAATAATTACTCAGGAACTAAAAATGTACGAAGATGATCCCGATTGGCAGGTATATTTAAACCTCTTAAAATCCCTTTATCATGCATTTCCCGTTAGGATTGATATAGGTGGGACCGTAGAGTCCATTCAAAGAATAAATACGGAATTACTCTATAAATGCTACAATACCTTTTACCATCCAAGTAATATGGTATTATTCATAATTGGACCCGTTGATGCAAAAGAGGTTTTAGAATTTGTAGAAAAACACGAAGAAAAACGAAACCTGAAATCTCAAAAAGAAATTAAGAGGATATATCCTGACGAACCCAAAACTGTCTTTCAAAAAGAAATAAAAATACGCCATTCGGTGGCACAGCCATTGTTGCTCCTGGGTTTCAAAGATGTTGATACGGGCTATGATGGAGAAAAATTATTAAAAAAAGATATTATAATAGGTATACTTCTGGAAATTATGTTCGGTAAAAGCTCTGAAACCTATGAGCGGCTCTATGAAGCTGGATTAATTGATGATAGATTTGGTTTTTCTTTTGAGGCTTATAAAGATTACGGTTTTTGTACAATAGGTGGAAATACCAGGGATCCAGAAAAATTGGCAAATGAAATAATAAAAAATATAAATAGTTTTAAAACTAAGGGAATAAGCAGGGAAGATTTCGAAATTATTAAGAGGAAATTTAAGGGAGATTTTATTCAAAGTTTGAATTCCCTGGATTTTATAGCACATTCATTTATTTCCTATTACCATAGAGGAATTGATATGTTTGATTTTCCCTTAGCCTTAGAAGAGTTAAGTTTTGATGAAGTAGTAAATTATATTGAAAGCTTTTTTGATGAGGATAGAATGTCAATTTCAATGGTTCTTCCCAAAGGCTAA
- a CDS encoding UDP-N-acetylmuramoyl-tripeptide--D-alanyl-D-alanine ligase: MKALDLLEVVNVVKGNIFNNYKRTITGVSIDSRTINKGDLFIPIRGENHDGHDFIKEAFDKGAAASLCEEESRDKVKELTEREFPIVLVKDSKIALLDLAGYYRRQFPIPFVAITGSVGKTTTKELTASILSTKFKVIKNEGNFNNEIGLPLTLFNLEPHHDFGVLEMGMSGFGEIRRMSSIVEPEIAIITNIGVSHIEKLGSKENIARAKLEVVEFLKDDGVLILNADSPELYAKKGHIAKKVIYFGMEKGEVRGKNPRFHEHGGMEFEIEGIFGNHLFKIPLLGLHNVYNAIAAITAGFIIGLEHERIQEGLLRVSSTKRRLEFKKTNTGKIIIDDCYNASPDSMKAALDVLEKIGTHKTKAAVLGDMLELGDISTEAHLEVGAFAAEKVDKLIAVGKRAKSIAEGAIKNGLSRQKVYYFDNKNEIEEEKIIDLLKDIDIILVKASRAMKFEDIVNMLIRRF; encoded by the coding sequence GTGAAAGCTTTAGATTTATTAGAAGTAGTTAATGTTGTTAAAGGCAATATTTTCAATAATTATAAAAGAACCATTACAGGAGTTTCAATAGATAGCAGAACGATAAATAAAGGAGATTTATTTATACCGATTAGAGGGGAAAACCATGATGGTCATGATTTTATAAAAGAGGCATTTGATAAGGGTGCGGCAGCAAGTTTATGTGAAGAAGAATCAAGGGATAAAGTTAAAGAACTCACCGAAAGAGAATTTCCAATTGTATTGGTAAAAGACAGTAAAATTGCTCTTCTTGATTTAGCAGGTTATTATCGAAGGCAGTTTCCAATACCTTTTGTAGCCATCACTGGGAGCGTGGGCAAAACTACTACAAAGGAACTTACCGCTTCAATTTTATCCACAAAATTCAAAGTAATAAAAAACGAGGGGAATTTTAATAATGAGATTGGGCTTCCTTTAACTTTGTTTAATCTGGAACCCCACCATGATTTTGGTGTTTTGGAGATGGGTATGAGCGGTTTTGGTGAAATCCGAAGGATGTCATCTATTGTAGAACCAGAAATAGCTATTATTACCAACATTGGAGTGTCACATATAGAAAAATTAGGGTCGAAGGAAAATATAGCAAGAGCAAAGCTGGAAGTTGTAGAGTTTTTAAAAGATGACGGGGTATTGATATTAAATGCAGATAGCCCGGAATTATATGCTAAAAAGGGCCATATTGCTAAAAAAGTAATTTATTTCGGAATGGAAAAAGGAGAAGTGAGGGGGAAAAATCCTCGTTTCCATGAACACGGTGGAATGGAGTTTGAAATAGAAGGCATTTTCGGAAATCATTTATTTAAAATACCTCTGTTAGGATTGCACAATGTTTATAATGCCATTGCAGCTATTACTGCAGGTTTTATAATCGGGCTGGAGCATGAGAGGATTCAGGAAGGGCTTTTAAGGGTTTCAAGCACAAAAAGACGATTGGAATTTAAAAAGACGAATACGGGGAAAATTATCATTGATGACTGCTATAATGCCAGCCCTGATTCAATGAAAGCTGCCTTAGATGTTCTTGAAAAAATAGGAACGCATAAAACTAAAGCAGCTGTTTTAGGAGATATGCTGGAACTGGGGGACATTTCGACAGAAGCCCATTTAGAAGTAGGAGCCTTTGCAGCAGAGAAGGTGGATAAACTTATTGCTGTGGGAAAGAGAGCAAAAAGTATTGCAGAGGGCGCTATAAAAAATGGATTATCCCGGCAAAAAGTATATTACTTTGATAATAAAAATGAAATTGAAGAAGAAAAAATTATTGATTTGTTAAAGGATATTGATATCATTCTGGTAAAGGCGTCCAGAGCGATGAAATTCGAAGACATAGTAAATATGCTAATCAGGAGGTTTTAA
- the yfmF gene encoding EF-P 5-aminopentanol modification-associated protein YfmF, with translation MERFIKKRLDNGLNVYLYPTRKFKTLTFSLFIHRNLEKENATKNALLPFVLKRGTKSLPTARKLSRYLESLYGADLGADVVKKGERQIIQILLDVVNPDYLGQNGDFLDKCLEIFREMILDPYIEEGSFKKEYVDQEKDVLKRIIESLFNDKYNYAIERCLQEMCKDEPYSIYKYGSIDDLAGINEKNLYEYYLETIKTSPMDVFAVGDFDAETIWEKLNSLFKFQRSEIPLKPVSVKKEILEERFVEEKQDVNQGKLSIGLRTNVKYGDEDFYALLVLNSILGGGPYSKLFQNVREKASLAYYAFSRLEKSKGIMLISSGIDFENLDKAVDIIKIQLEDIKKGNITDYEYESSLKDLINSLKQAKDSAPSIISLFLDGVINGIEENIDDYIDKITKVTKDDVVRVAQNIKLDTIYFLNKKD, from the coding sequence TTGGAAAGATTTATAAAAAAAAGATTGGATAATGGTCTAAATGTTTATTTATATCCGACAAGAAAATTTAAAACCTTGACTTTTTCCCTTTTTATTCATAGGAATCTGGAAAAAGAGAATGCTACTAAAAATGCATTATTGCCCTTTGTATTAAAAAGGGGAACAAAAAGTTTACCCACTGCAAGAAAATTATCGAGGTATTTAGAATCTCTTTATGGAGCTGACCTGGGAGCTGATGTGGTAAAAAAGGGTGAAAGGCAAATAATACAAATACTTTTGGATGTGGTAAATCCGGATTATTTAGGGCAGAATGGAGACTTTTTAGATAAATGCCTTGAAATTTTCAGAGAGATGATACTGGACCCCTATATAGAAGAAGGTAGTTTTAAAAAAGAATACGTGGATCAAGAAAAAGATGTTTTAAAAAGGATTATTGAGTCCTTGTTTAATGATAAATATAACTACGCTATAGAACGGTGTTTGCAGGAAATGTGCAAGGATGAGCCATATTCTATATATAAATATGGTAGTATTGATGATTTAGCTGGTATCAATGAAAAAAATTTATACGAGTATTATCTGGAAACTATAAAAACATCACCTATGGATGTCTTCGCGGTAGGGGATTTTGACGCGGAAACTATATGGGAAAAACTAAATAGCTTATTTAAATTCCAGCGCAGTGAAATACCGTTAAAACCGGTATCGGTAAAAAAAGAAATCCTTGAAGAAAGATTTGTGGAAGAAAAACAGGATGTAAATCAGGGTAAACTTTCTATTGGTCTTAGAACCAATGTTAAATACGGTGATGAGGATTTTTACGCATTATTAGTTTTAAATAGTATTCTTGGAGGAGGTCCTTATTCTAAACTTTTTCAAAATGTACGGGAAAAAGCGAGCTTAGCCTATTATGCCTTTTCCAGGTTGGAAAAATCTAAAGGTATAATGCTGATTAGCAGCGGAATAGATTTTGAAAATCTTGATAAAGCAGTTGATATCATTAAAATTCAGTTAGAAGACATAAAAAAAGGAAACATTACCGATTACGAATACGAAAGTTCTTTAAAGGATTTAATTAATTCTCTTAAGCAGGCCAAGGATAGCGCTCCATCTATAATATCGTTATTTTTAGATGGCGTAATAAACGGAATAGAGGAAAATATTGACGATTATATTGACAAGATAACAAAGGTGACAAAAGATGATGTGGTAAGGGTTGCACAAAATATTAAGCTCGATACAATTTATTTTTTAAATAAAAAGGACTAA
- a CDS encoding UDP-N-acetylmuramoyl-L-alanyl-D-glutamate--2,6-diaminopimelate ligase, with protein MIKGHELIEILKEVKKVSGNINVTIEDIQYDSRKIKKNSLFVAITGFKDDGHKYINDAIINGACAVISEREVEIKQEEILYIVVENSRKALSTVSDYFYESPSKNMKIVGVTGTNGKTTTTYLIKEIFQNAGLNAGVIGTLGIFVNGVLFPSERTTPESLELHKTFYEMRKNGIEYVSMEVSSHSLKLSRVDDISFEVGVFTNLTQDHLDFHPDFEDYYLSKRKLFSLSKKAAINADDFHGNRLMNEIKIPSISYAIENDADVKANNVKISEDGVSYDLIYRGEKININYQVPGKFSVYNSLAAISAALLLGIDLNTSAKAISKVKGVPGRFEPIKEGQNFSVIVDYAHTPDGLENVLNTIKSFAKGRIITVFGAGGDRDKTKRPKMGKIVSELSDYFIITSDNPRTEDPVKIIEDIEAGVDPAKSYEKIVDRREAIKKAIEIAQKDDVILIAGKGHENYQIIKDRIIPFDDREVAREFLKARGEK; from the coding sequence ATGATAAAGGGTCATGAACTAATTGAAATTTTAAAAGAAGTTAAAAAGGTTTCGGGAAATATAAATGTAACAATTGAAGATATACAGTATGACTCAAGAAAAATTAAAAAAAATAGCCTTTTTGTAGCGATTACGGGTTTTAAAGATGATGGTCATAAATATATAAACGATGCTATCATAAATGGTGCATGCGCAGTAATATCGGAAAGGGAAGTGGAAATAAAGCAAGAGGAAATTCTATATATAGTAGTTGAAAATTCAAGAAAAGCTCTTTCGACCGTATCCGACTATTTTTATGAAAGCCCATCAAAAAATATGAAGATTGTGGGTGTTACCGGAACTAATGGAAAAACAACTACCACATACCTTATTAAAGAAATTTTCCAAAATGCGGGATTAAATGCGGGAGTTATAGGTACACTGGGTATTTTTGTTAACGGTGTACTTTTCCCTTCCGAAAGAACAACTCCCGAATCCTTAGAACTCCATAAAACCTTTTATGAAATGCGGAAAAACGGGATAGAATATGTAAGTATGGAAGTATCCTCTCATTCTTTGAAACTTTCAAGGGTTGACGATATTTCCTTCGAGGTAGGGGTATTTACAAATCTGACTCAGGACCATTTAGATTTCCATCCGGACTTTGAGGATTACTATCTTTCAAAGAGAAAACTTTTTTCCCTTTCTAAAAAAGCAGCTATCAATGCAGACGATTTTCATGGAAACAGGTTAATGAATGAAATAAAAATACCATCTATTTCGTATGCCATTGAAAATGATGCGGATGTAAAAGCTAATAACGTAAAAATTTCAGAAGATGGAGTAAGCTATGATTTAATCTATAGGGGGGAAAAAATTAATATTAACTATCAGGTTCCGGGGAAATTTAGCGTATATAATTCACTGGCGGCAATATCGGCAGCTTTGCTTTTGGGCATAGACTTAAACACTTCGGCAAAAGCAATATCCAAGGTAAAAGGAGTACCGGGTAGGTTTGAACCAATTAAAGAAGGACAAAATTTCAGTGTTATCGTGGATTACGCTCATACCCCCGATGGCCTTGAAAACGTCTTGAATACCATAAAAAGTTTTGCAAAAGGCCGCATTATTACCGTTTTTGGGGCCGGAGGCGATCGAGATAAAACCAAAAGACCTAAAATGGGGAAAATTGTGTCGGAACTTTCGGATTACTTTATCATCACTTCGGATAATCCCAGGACCGAGGATCCTGTAAAAATAATTGAGGATATAGAGGCAGGAGTGGATCCTGCAAAAAGCTATGAAAAAATAGTTGATAGAAGAGAAGCGATAAAAAAAGCGATCGAAATTGCTCAAAAAGATGATGTGATTTTGATAGCGGGGAAGGGGCATGAAAATTACCAGATTATAAAAGATAGGATTATCCCTTTTGATGACAGGGAAGTGGCCAGGGAATTTTTAAAGGCGAGAGGAGAAAAATAG